From the Trifolium pratense cultivar HEN17-A07 linkage group LG4, ARS_RC_1.1, whole genome shotgun sequence genome, the window aaaatgttATACATAGCagccgtaaaaaaaaaaattatacatagcaattttataaaaaaaaaagtgaaaatgtgCTTGTGCTGGACTCGaacctatgaagcactgacatttttatgattaggcgtgtcgcgaTGTCCGACACGTCATATGATACTcgtacgacacgtgtcggatagctcaAAGCGGTGTCGgaaaatctcaatttttcctttactttgaCACTTCTTTGATCGGTGTCCAATacctgtaagacactcgtaCGACCTGTGGACAAGtgtcccaattttttattttttatttttgcttatgaTCTCCTTAggcacatatcagacatatctacaatagttaaagatgtgtcgaaacaacaatattgatcaatgagagattgaagacattacattttgattacaatattttttagttttttcgatagtagatggataaataaagataaaatactatcatatcttgttttaaaacttattttaagaaataacttgctcaaattagatttacatgaatatattttgattatcaatttatatgttttataaacaTGTAGCGGTATTGGTGTTctgtattttttaaattagcAGTGTCGGGATGTCCGTGTCGGAGTCCGTGCTCCATAGACTCGAACACATGCTCTCCTTATCCATGGATGTGCCAATTACCACTAGGCCCGGGAATACTATTGTGAAAATTATCAATCTTTATATGCATATATATGTTGCTTTTTCATTTACAAAAATATGTCCTTAGCATATACACCGATTAAAAATGAAAGTTTGGGATGGGCCGCGGCCCTCCCCAGCTCATAAAGAGCTCCGCCCCTGAGCTACTTAAAATATATGGTGTACTCGTAATAAAATAAGGCGCTATTATCTCCACTATGCACACCTTCTGCACTACTGCTTTGGAGACTAATATGTTAGAAGCTGGTAGGAGCTATGAACAACGCCTAGTATCTTGGACTCGATCGACTGAAGGCATAGTTTGTTTAAATGTGGATGGGAGTATGTTGGGTTCGTTACAAATAGTTGGCTTTGGCGAGCTCGTTCACAACAGTTTCAGAGTTTTTCTAAAGGCTTTTATGATGCGGCGTCACTGTCGAGTGTGTTATATGTCAAGATCATGGCTATTTTGCATGGGCTTTAGCTATGTTGGCGTAATGGTTACAGGAGTATAGTTTGCTTTTCTGACCCGTTACATGCGGTTTCGTTGATCAGAGATGGACTTTCgcattttcatatttttgctAACGAGATTCATAACATTCACCAATTGTTACGTAGAGATTGGAATGTTGTTTTGGCCAAGTTATGAGCTTCTTCGAACTCTCCTATGATGGTTTTAGAGACATCTCCTCCTCAACTATCTAGTTTCGTTGATGTTGATGCTTGGGAAGTAGTTTTTGTTAAGAAGTAATCTCTTTACTTTTtgcttgttttttctttttttattctctcttaaaaccaaaaaatatatatcgaTCCATTTCtctatgcaaataaataaaactaagaCTAATGTTGtcaaaacaataattaatattgCATTGAACTTAGAAAACAATAAGTAATTaagaataaaaatttaatgCAATACATTCTTATTCCCTCTCTTCCTTTTTCTCTCACTATAGTTATTGACTTGTTGTCCAATAAAAACAAGGGAAAAGAAAGTTGTTCAAAAATTGTTgtacaaatatcatttctctAATTTTGAAAGCTTGAAACTTTCTAATGGTTGTGGCTGGGTTTATATATGGGCCTAGGTCGACCAACTCAACAAAGTGAAATTTTTCTCTTGCCACTCCctgtgtttcttttctaccccctaatttttcatttttgtccttCTATAAAAACTTCGGAATGCGATTTTCGaaatttttctagttcaaattatTACGAACCATATAATTGTTGTAGGAGATCTATACACTACTTATTAATAGCGAGTCGCAGCAGTTGACCAATATTATTATGAAATTAAGGACAAGTTAGCCTCATCGTTTTCTTTTCCAAATTCCTCATTTGCAACTTCACCATGCTTCTCCTTGCTATATATGTACAACACTGTAATAGCCCCAATATTGTAAATTGAATACCAAGCAAGTAAAAGAGAAGACGAAAAAGTTAGTACCCAATTATTATAATCAATCACCGATGCCATAATTTGAAAGGACCCAAATAagaatatgattgataaaaccaACTTCTTCATTCCATTCACCAATTTCCAACTTCTCCTTAACGGTTCAATACCCCAACGCGATTCCACCACTACAATAACATGCACCAAGCTCAAGTTAACTGCCAAATACATGACAAGAGGGAGAAAAACAAGCATTAGAACCATGTAACATAACGTATTCAAGTAAGGGTAAGTTGTTATGTCGACATGGCCTAGATAAATGACAAGAAAAGAGACGAGTACAATGAGAAGTAAAATCAGAAATGACACAAAGAAGATGATAGTGTATATGACGATGTTGGTGGCAAGGAGGGGGAAGAAAGAAGTAGATATAGATTTGATGGATTCTTCGAGTTTGACGGGTCGATTAAAAAAGCCATGGAAGACACTATAAGTGATGCTTATGATGGCGCCGTAGGTGAAAATGGTAGAGAAAATGATTAAGAGAAGAGACAAGGAGATTATTATGGTTAGGTTGGGTGaggattgttgttgttgaaagTGTTTGAGAAGGAGTTGGAAGAAGAAGCGGGAGAAGAAAGAGAGGGGTACGAGAAAGATTAGGTAGAGATTAAAATAGTGCCAATTTTGAGAATTTATTATACGTTTAGTTTCAGAGAGAACATCACAAATGTTTGGAGCCATGGTGGATGCAAGAAGAGGGACTAGAAATGGCTTTTGTGAACTTcatcatatattttttgtttttataggaCAAGGTTATCTTCACTTAGAAATATAATGACAAGTCTTGGGTCCATGAGTGCATTTCTCATCCtactaataaaagaaaagaaaaggtcAAATA encodes:
- the LOC123919886 gene encoding uncharacterized protein LOC123919886, with the protein product MAPNICDVLSETKRIINSQNWHYFNLYLIFLVPLSFFSRFFFQLLLKHFQQQQSSPNLTIIISLSLLLIIFSTIFTYGAIISITYSVFHGFFNRPVKLEESIKSISTSFFPLLATNIVIYTIIFFVSFLILLLIVLVSFLVIYLGHVDITTYPYLNTLCYMVLMLVFLPLVMYLAVNLSLVHVIVVVESRWGIEPLRRSWKLVNGMKKLVLSIIFLFGSFQIMASVIDYNNWVLTFSSSLLLAWYSIYNIGAITVLYIYSKEKHGEVANEEFGKENDEANLSLIS